Proteins encoded by one window of Lutibacter sp. A64:
- a CDS encoding DUF59 domain-containing protein, whose amino-acid sequence MNSNRVEELGDKIVTVLKTIYDPEIPVDIFELGLIYDVFVSENNDVKILMTLTSPNCPVAETLPVEIEEKVKAIDEVKNAEVEITFDPMWSQDMMSEEAKLELGFL is encoded by the coding sequence ATGAATAGTAATAGAGTAGAAGAATTAGGAGATAAAATTGTAACGGTTTTAAAAACCATTTACGATCCAGAAATTCCAGTAGATATATTTGAACTAGGTTTAATTTATGATGTTTTTGTAAGTGAAAACAATGATGTTAAAATATTAATGACACTTACTTCACCTAACTGTCCAGTGGCAGAAACCTTACCTGTAGAAATTGAAGAAAAAGTAAAAGCAATTGATGAGGTAAAAAACGCTGAAGTTGAAATTACTTTTGATCCAATGTGGTCTCAAGATATGATGAGTGAAGAAGCTAAATTAGAACTTGGCTTTTTATAA
- a CDS encoding 3'-5' exonuclease — protein MNTKINFENILFLDIETVPETEFYSDLSEEKQELFASKTQYQRKEEFTLEEFYERAGIWAEFGKIVCISVGYFTNFKTEERKFRVTSFFGDEVKILEDFKKLINLHFNKPAHVLCAHNGKEFDFPYIARRMIIHQIVLPEKLNLFGKKPWEIPHLDTLELWKFGDYKHYTSLKLLTSILNIPSPKDDISGSEVGDVYYKEKNIKRIVTYCEKDTIAIAQLLLRFNNEPLIEPVNIVHV, from the coding sequence ATGAATACTAAAATTAATTTTGAAAATATTCTATTTCTAGATATTGAAACAGTTCCAGAAACAGAGTTTTATTCAGATTTATCTGAAGAAAAGCAAGAGCTGTTTGCCTCAAAAACACAGTATCAACGTAAAGAAGAATTTACACTAGAAGAGTTTTACGAAAGGGCTGGGATATGGGCAGAATTTGGTAAAATTGTTTGTATTTCGGTAGGATATTTTACCAATTTTAAAACGGAAGAACGCAAATTTAGAGTCACTTCGTTTTTTGGTGATGAGGTGAAAATTTTAGAAGATTTTAAAAAATTAATAAACCTTCATTTTAATAAACCAGCACATGTATTATGTGCACATAATGGAAAAGAATTTGATTTTCCATACATTGCGCGTCGTATGATAATTCATCAAATAGTACTTCCAGAAAAGCTAAATTTATTTGGTAAAAAACCTTGGGAAATTCCGCATTTAGACACCTTGGAATTATGGAAATTTGGAGATTACAAGCATTATACTTCATTAAAATTATTGACTTCAATATTAAATATTCCATCACCCAAAGATGATATTAGTGGAAGTGAAGTAGGAGATGTTTATTATAAAGAAAAAAATATTAAACGCATTGTAACTTATTGCGAAAAAGACACTATTGCAATTGCTCAATTATTGCTTCGTTTTAATAATGAACCGTTAATAGAACCTGTTAATATTGTACATGTATAA
- a CDS encoding YwbE family protein, which translates to MESNKITGSIRNNIKIGSDVEIVQKHHQRSGELTEGTVKRILTKSPKHPHGIKVQLETGEVGRVKWVLA; encoded by the coding sequence ATGGAGTCTAATAAAATTACTGGAAGTATTAGAAACAATATAAAAATTGGAAGTGATGTTGAAATTGTTCAAAAACATCATCAGCGTAGCGGAGAATTAACCGAAGGAACTGTAAAACGGATTTTAACAAAATCTCCAAAGCATCCACACGGAATAAAAGTGCAACTAGAAACCGGAGAAGTTGGAAGAGTTAAATGGGTTTTAGCGTAG
- a CDS encoding DUF2480 family protein produces MADEIVNRVANSKLKTLDLEDFYPKGPRTVIDIKDWLFHELILKEKDFREYLKNHDWSQYKNHYIALTCSVDAIIPSWAYMLIATYTNPFAVKTIVGDLQQLETAIFQEIIANLNIKAYKNVPVIIKGCSDKPIPETAYIQLIEKLQPVAKTIMFGEACSTVALYKKRNSI; encoded by the coding sequence ATGGCAGATGAAATTGTAAATAGAGTTGCCAATAGCAAATTAAAAACTTTAGACCTTGAAGATTTTTATCCAAAAGGTCCAAGAACTGTTATTGATATAAAAGATTGGTTGTTTCACGAACTTATTTTAAAAGAAAAAGACTTTCGTGAGTATTTAAAAAATCACGATTGGAGTCAATACAAAAACCATTATATTGCACTTACTTGTTCGGTAGATGCCATAATTCCATCTTGGGCTTATATGTTAATTGCAACATATACAAATCCCTTTGCAGTTAAAACCATAGTAGGTGATTTACAACAATTAGAAACTGCAATTTTTCAAGAGATAATAGCAAATCTTAATATTAAAGCGTATAAAAACGTGCCTGTTATTATAAAAGGATGTTCTGATAAACCAATTCCAGAAACAGCTTATATTCAGCTGATTGAAAAATTACAGCCAGTAGCAAAAACCATTATGTTTGGCGAAGCTTGTTCAACAGTAGCGCTCTACAAAAAGAGAAATAGTATTTAA
- a CDS encoding MBL fold metallo-hydrolase translates to MTIYPIETGNFKLDGGAMFGVVPKTLWQRTNPADNNNLIDMSMRSMLIEDGNRLILIDTGTGNKQSDKFFGYYYFFGDFSLDTSLTKYGFHRDDITDVFLTHLHFDHCGGAIQWNKDRTGYEPAFKNAKFWSNKNHWQWAIEPNVREKASFLKENINPIEASGQLNFINLPESDFATNTELGFDILFADGHTEKQMIPHIQYKEKTLVFMADLLPTVGHIPLPYVMGYDTRPLLTIDEKAKFLNKAATNNYFLFLEHDASNELCTLKHTEKGVRLNQTYKFNQVFN, encoded by the coding sequence ATGACAATTTACCCAATCGAAACAGGAAACTTTAAGTTAGATGGAGGTGCTATGTTTGGGGTGGTTCCCAAAACCTTATGGCAGAGAACAAATCCAGCAGATAATAACAACTTAATAGACATGAGTATGCGAAGCATGCTTATTGAAGATGGAAACAGACTTATCTTAATTGACACTGGTACAGGCAATAAACAATCAGATAAATTTTTCGGTTATTATTACTTTTTTGGAGATTTTTCTTTAGATACATCATTAACAAAATATGGTTTTCATAGAGATGACATTACCGATGTATTTTTAACACATCTACATTTCGATCATTGTGGCGGTGCTATTCAATGGAACAAAGACAGAACTGGATACGAACCAGCATTTAAAAATGCAAAATTTTGGTCTAACAAAAACCATTGGCAATGGGCAATTGAACCAAACGTTCGAGAAAAAGCTTCATTTTTAAAAGAAAATATAAATCCTATTGAAGCAAGCGGGCAATTAAATTTTATAAACCTGCCTGAAAGTGATTTTGCTACAAATACCGAACTTGGTTTCGATATTCTATTTGCAGACGGACATACCGAAAAACAAATGATTCCACACATTCAATACAAAGAAAAAACACTTGTTTTTATGGCTGATTTATTACCAACCGTAGGGCACATTCCACTGCCTTATGTTATGGGGTACGACACAAGACCTTTACTAACAATAGATGAAAAAGCTAAATTCTTAAACAAAGCAGCAACTAATAATTACTTTTTGTTTTTAGAACACGATGCCTCTAACGAGTTATGCACCTTAAAACATACAGAAAAAGGAGTACGATTAAACCAAACATATAAATTTAACCAAGTATTTAATTAA
- a CDS encoding SufE family protein → MTIKEIQEEIIDEFSMFEDWMERYEYIIELGKSLPLIADIEKKDENLIVGCQSKVWLHSEIDVDKINFTADSDAILTKGIIALLLRVFNNQAPEDILNADLYFIDEIGLKEHLSPNRANGLVSMIKQIKLYALAFQSKLS, encoded by the coding sequence ATGACTATCAAAGAAATACAAGAAGAAATTATAGACGAGTTTTCAATGTTTGAAGATTGGATGGAACGTTACGAATATATTATAGAACTTGGAAAATCGTTGCCATTAATAGCTGATATTGAGAAAAAAGATGAAAATTTAATAGTTGGCTGCCAATCTAAAGTTTGGTTACACTCTGAAATTGATGTTGATAAAATTAATTTTACTGCCGATAGCGATGCCATTTTAACAAAGGGAATTATAGCATTATTATTACGTGTTTTTAACAATCAAGCACCTGAAGATATTTTAAATGCTGATTTGTATTTTATAGATGAAATTGGTTTAAAAGAACATCTTTCACCAAATAGAGCAAACGGATTGGTTTCTATGATTAAGCAAATTAAATTATACGCATTGGCTTTTCAATCTAAATTAAGTTAA
- a CDS encoding PfkB family carbohydrate kinase — MSKLLIVGTVAFDAIETPFGKTDKILGGAATYISLSASQFGVKSGIVSVVGGDFPTAYLKKLNGKNINTDGIEIIENGKTFFWKGKYHNDLNTRDTLITDLNVLADFKPIVPESFSDTDFLMLGNLHPSVQMGVIKQLPVKPKLIVLDTMNFWMDNTLPELMEVIAEIDVITINDEEARQLSGEYSLVKAAKKIQEMGPKYVVIKKGEHGALLFNDGKVFFAPALPLEEVFDPTGAGDTFAGGFIGHIARTGDISFENMKRAVISGSNVASFCVEKFGTERMENLTFEEIQERLLQFKLLTQFDIELS, encoded by the coding sequence ATGAGTAAATTATTAATTGTTGGTACGGTTGCTTTTGATGCTATTGAAACACCGTTTGGTAAAACTGATAAAATTTTAGGTGGTGCTGCAACCTATATCTCACTTTCTGCATCTCAATTTGGAGTAAAATCTGGAATTGTTTCTGTTGTTGGTGGAGATTTTCCAACAGCATATTTAAAAAAATTAAACGGTAAAAACATCAATACAGATGGTATTGAAATTATTGAAAATGGTAAAACCTTTTTTTGGAAAGGAAAATACCATAACGATTTAAACACTAGAGATACCCTAATTACAGATTTAAATGTATTGGCAGATTTTAAACCTATTGTACCTGAAAGTTTTTCTGACACCGACTTTTTAATGTTAGGAAACTTACACCCTTCAGTTCAAATGGGAGTTATAAAACAACTACCTGTAAAACCAAAGTTAATTGTTTTAGATACTATGAATTTTTGGATGGACAATACCCTTCCTGAATTAATGGAAGTAATTGCTGAAATTGATGTAATTACAATTAATGACGAAGAAGCAAGACAATTATCAGGCGAATATTCTTTGGTAAAAGCTGCTAAGAAAATTCAAGAAATGGGTCCAAAATATGTAGTTATTAAAAAAGGAGAACACGGTGCCTTACTATTTAATGATGGCAAAGTATTTTTTGCTCCTGCTTTACCTTTAGAAGAAGTTTTTGACCCAACTGGAGCTGGAGACACTTTTGCTGGTGGATTTATTGGACACATTGCACGTACAGGCGATATTTCTTTTGAAAATATGAAAAGAGCTGTTATTTCTGGATCAAATGTAGCGTCATTTTGTGTTGAAAAATTTGGAACCGAACGCATGGAAAATTTAACTTTTGAAGAAATTCAAGAGCGCTTATTACAATTTAAATTATTAACCCAATTCGATATAGAATTAAGTTAA
- a CDS encoding T9SS type A sorting domain-containing protein — MKYFYTLVTFLLVATSSFAKNEKTVYISEINYTGSNPFIELAVYRENGNGNIQLKNWTLVLYNSNGNTVEQIDLQGKLKEGEFLVIDGIDFDFTGGAVILKNGNNIIESLSYGSSNNFNKYYNIGSTSGEISLQKTETGWIPSKPTPKAPYSSKSLSVVKDQIEDFNIYPNPVKDGRISISTKNSLDKNVVIYSILGSVVYNKAVKTNETINVENLSTGLYLVQVEEDKKVSVRKVLIN; from the coding sequence ATGAAATATTTTTACACTTTAGTTACTTTTTTATTAGTAGCAACTTCAAGTTTTGCTAAAAATGAAAAAACTGTTTACATTTCCGAGATTAATTATACAGGTAGTAACCCATTTATTGAATTAGCTGTATATAGAGAAAACGGAAACGGAAATATTCAATTAAAAAATTGGACCTTAGTTTTGTATAATAGTAATGGAAATACAGTAGAACAAATAGACTTACAAGGGAAACTTAAAGAGGGAGAATTTTTAGTTATAGACGGTATTGATTTTGACTTTACAGGAGGAGCAGTTATTTTAAAAAATGGAAACAATATCATTGAATCTTTAAGTTACGGAAGTTCTAATAACTTTAATAAATATTATAATATTGGAAGTACAAGTGGAGAAATATCTTTGCAAAAAACAGAAACAGGTTGGATTCCTTCAAAACCAACTCCGAAAGCACCATATTCAAGTAAATCGCTTTCAGTGGTAAAAGATCAAATTGAAGATTTTAATATATATCCAAATCCGGTTAAGGATGGAAGAATTTCAATTTCTACTAAAAATTCATTAGATAAGAATGTTGTAATCTACTCTATTTTAGGAAGTGTAGTTTACAATAAAGCTGTTAAAACTAACGAAACAATCAATGTAGAAAATTTAAGTACAGGTTTGTATTTAGTTCAGGTAGAGGAAGATAAGAAAGTGTCGGTTAGGAAGGTTTTAATTAATTAG
- a CDS encoding S8 family peptidase has protein sequence MRILKPMYVMAIAAVTLTSCSSVKKMTVPTMDTAVSMAEKQGVVSDEQFKHWAHADLVTDTIPGMSVDKAYQFLEDKKGETVIVAVIDSGIDIEHEDLKDVLWTNPKEIPGNNVDDDKNGYVDDIHGWNFLGGDGVAAPEQLELTRLVAELNTRFEGKTADEISDKDKADFEKYQKYLEDYNKASEKHFATMDRLAQIEGVITSVKKYIGKETLTLEDLKAVETDDLSIKGQVNGLIGMFSNGFDEASFNDYYKSQKSNKSYDLDFDGRAIVGDNPEDIKDVNYGNGNVIGSKDAESHGTHVSGIILASRTNGLGMRGVAHNAKLMSVRAVPDGDERDKDVALAIRYAVDNGAKVVNMSFGKSYSPNKEWVIDAIKYAEKHDVLLVHAAGNSSEDIDVSDNWPNDSFDKVIEVADNVLTVGAMSINNNENLPATFTNYGKKNVDVFAPGVQIYSTIPKNEYAKFSGTSMASPEVAGVATLVRSYYPELTASQVKHIIMNSGTKLNLDVLVPGKKGEKTNFSNLSISGKVANAYNALILADKMVNGK, from the coding sequence ATGAGAATTTTAAAACCAATGTACGTAATGGCAATTGCAGCTGTTACATTAACTAGTTGTAGTTCTGTAAAAAAAATGACAGTACCAACTATGGATACAGCCGTTTCAATGGCTGAAAAACAAGGAGTGGTTAGTGATGAACAATTTAAACATTGGGCACATGCTGATTTAGTAACAGATACTATACCTGGTATGAGTGTAGACAAAGCATACCAATTTTTAGAAGATAAAAAAGGAGAAACTGTAATTGTAGCTGTTATCGATTCTGGTATCGATATTGAACATGAAGATTTAAAAGATGTACTTTGGACAAATCCTAAAGAAATTCCTGGTAATAATGTAGATGATGATAAAAACGGTTATGTAGATGATATTCACGGATGGAACTTTTTAGGTGGTGACGGTGTTGCTGCTCCAGAACAATTAGAACTTACACGCCTTGTAGCTGAATTAAACACTCGTTTTGAAGGTAAAACTGCTGATGAAATTTCTGATAAAGACAAAGCTGATTTTGAAAAATACCAAAAGTATTTAGAAGATTATAATAAAGCATCTGAAAAACATTTTGCTACTATGGATCGTTTAGCTCAAATTGAAGGAGTTATAACATCTGTAAAAAAATACATTGGAAAAGAAACACTTACTTTAGAAGATTTAAAAGCTGTTGAAACAGACGATTTATCAATAAAAGGTCAAGTAAACGGCTTAATTGGTATGTTTAGTAACGGTTTTGACGAAGCTTCTTTTAACGATTATTACAAAAGTCAAAAATCAAATAAAAGCTACGACCTAGATTTTGACGGCAGAGCTATTGTTGGTGACAACCCAGAAGATATTAAAGACGTTAATTATGGTAATGGAAATGTAATTGGATCTAAAGATGCTGAATCTCACGGAACACACGTTTCAGGTATTATTTTAGCTTCTCGTACTAATGGTCTTGGAATGCGTGGTGTTGCTCACAATGCAAAATTAATGTCTGTTAGAGCAGTACCAGATGGAGATGAACGCGATAAAGATGTTGCTTTAGCAATTAGATACGCTGTAGATAATGGTGCAAAAGTAGTAAATATGAGCTTCGGTAAAAGTTACTCTCCAAACAAAGAATGGGTTATTGACGCAATTAAATATGCTGAAAAACATGATGTTTTATTAGTACACGCTGCTGGTAATTCAAGTGAAGATATAGATGTAAGCGATAACTGGCCAAACGATTCTTTTGATAAAGTTATTGAAGTTGCTGACAATGTATTAACTGTTGGTGCAATGAGTATAAATAACAATGAAAACTTACCAGCAACATTTACAAATTATGGTAAAAAAAATGTAGACGTATTTGCTCCTGGAGTACAAATTTATTCAACAATACCAAAAAACGAATATGCTAAATTTAGCGGTACTTCAATGGCTTCTCCAGAAGTTGCTGGTGTAGCTACATTAGTAAGATCCTATTATCCAGAATTAACTGCAAGTCAGGTAAAACATATAATTATGAATTCTGGAACTAAATTAAACCTTGATGTTTTAGTACCAGGGAAAAAAGGAGAAAAAACTAATTTCTCTAACCTATCTATCTCAGGTAAAGTAGCTAATGCATACAATGCCTTAATTTTAGCAGATAAAATGGTAAACGGAAAGTAA
- a CDS encoding M1 family metallopeptidase has product MKKLLSLLFFISSSLLFSQNNTSYWQQHASYTMDVDVDVENYQYKGTQKLVYTNNSPDTLNQVFYHLYYNAFQPNSEMDARLQSIVDPDRRMVNNIGTKENPIYESRIAKLKPNEIGYLKVLSLKQNGENITYKNEGTVLEVTLKKAIKPGEKVVFDMTFEGQVPVMIRRAGRNSEDGIALSMAQWYPKMAEYDFEGWHADAYIAREFHGVWGDFDVTLHINKNYTVGGTGYLQNPQEIGHGYEDKTKPLSIKKGKKLSWHFIAPKVHDFTWAADPNFTHDILKTKSGTDLHFLYKNDKKYAKAWKEAQALTEKALNYFNENIGPYPWKQYSVIQGGDGGMEYAMCTLISGGETLGSIIGTVYHELAHAWFQHLLATNESKHSWMDEGFTTYISTLASNKFIKNGDDKPNSDSYRRYFYLVNAEIEEPLTTHSDRYHTNTAFSTASYTKGSMFLTQLNYIIGEENVKKSLKKYYNDFKFKHPTPNDYIRVAEKVSGIQLAWYLNEWTQTLHTIDYAIAKIEGTNITLARVGKMPMPIDVKVTYTDGSSEDFYIPLSMMRGEKPTTATLLKDWAWATPKYTFSTSKEIKKVEIDTSTLMADINRENNVYIVE; this is encoded by the coding sequence ATGAAAAAACTATTAAGCCTGCTATTTTTTATCTCTTCATCACTACTTTTTTCACAAAATAACACCTCATATTGGCAACAACACGCCTCATACACTATGGATGTTGATGTAGATGTTGAAAACTACCAATACAAAGGAACACAAAAACTAGTGTACACTAACAACTCACCAGATACTTTAAATCAGGTTTTTTATCATTTGTATTACAACGCTTTTCAACCAAACAGTGAAATGGACGCACGTTTACAATCTATTGTGGACCCAGATAGAAGAATGGTAAATAACATTGGAACAAAAGAAAACCCTATTTATGAAAGTAGAATAGCCAAACTTAAACCAAATGAAATTGGCTATTTAAAAGTACTTTCGTTAAAACAAAACGGAGAAAATATTACTTATAAAAATGAAGGAACTGTTTTAGAAGTTACCTTAAAAAAAGCCATTAAACCAGGTGAAAAAGTTGTGTTTGATATGACTTTTGAAGGACAAGTACCTGTAATGATTAGAAGAGCCGGTAGAAACAGTGAAGATGGCATAGCACTTTCTATGGCACAATGGTATCCTAAAATGGCTGAATACGATTTTGAAGGCTGGCACGCAGATGCATATATTGCGCGTGAATTTCATGGTGTTTGGGGCGATTTTGATGTAACACTTCATATTAATAAAAACTATACTGTTGGAGGAACTGGTTATCTTCAAAATCCTCAAGAAATTGGACACGGATATGAAGACAAAACAAAACCACTTTCTATTAAAAAAGGCAAAAAACTATCTTGGCATTTTATTGCTCCAAAAGTACACGATTTTACTTGGGCTGCTGATCCAAATTTTACACACGATATTTTAAAAACTAAAAGCGGAACAGACCTACATTTTTTATATAAAAACGATAAAAAATATGCAAAAGCCTGGAAAGAAGCACAAGCACTTACCGAAAAAGCACTTAATTATTTTAATGAAAATATAGGACCTTATCCTTGGAAACAATATTCAGTTATTCAAGGTGGTGATGGAGGAATGGAGTATGCTATGTGCACCTTAATATCTGGAGGAGAAACTCTTGGAAGTATTATTGGTACGGTGTATCACGAATTAGCACATGCTTGGTTTCAACATTTATTAGCTACAAACGAAAGTAAACACTCTTGGATGGATGAAGGTTTTACAACCTATATTTCAACATTGGCTTCTAATAAATTCATTAAAAATGGAGATGATAAACCAAATTCTGATAGCTACAGACGTTATTTCTATTTAGTAAATGCTGAAATTGAAGAACCATTAACAACACATTCCGACAGGTACCACACAAATACAGCCTTTAGTACTGCAAGCTACACAAAAGGAAGTATGTTTTTAACGCAACTAAACTATATCATTGGCGAAGAAAATGTAAAAAAATCATTAAAAAAATATTACAATGATTTTAAATTTAAACATCCTACACCTAACGATTATATAAGAGTTGCAGAAAAAGTATCTGGAATTCAATTAGCTTGGTATTTAAATGAATGGACACAAACTTTACATACTATAGATTATGCTATAGCAAAAATTGAAGGCACTAATATAACCTTAGCTAGAGTCGGTAAAATGCCAATGCCTATAGATGTAAAAGTAACGTATACCGATGGAAGTTCTGAAGACTTCTACATTCCGCTAAGTATGATGCGTGGAGAAAAACCAACAACTGCAACCTTATTAAAAGATTGGGCTTGGGCAACACCAAAATATACTTTTTCAACTTCAAAAGAAATTAAAAAAGTTGAAATCGACACTTCTACTTTAATGGCTGATATAAATAGAGAAAATAATGTATATATAGTAGAATAA
- a CDS encoding amidophosphoribosyltransferase gives MSDAIKHECGIAMVRLLKPLQYYKDKYGSAFYGLNKMYLLMEKQHNRGQDGAGIASIKFNVAPGTRYISRVRSNADAPIQDVFAQINNRLNNLNEQFPDKIDDVEWQINNAPHIGNLFLGHVRYGTFGKNSIEAVHPFLRQSNWMHKSLIVAGNFNMTNSKRLFDDLVEIGQHPKEMTDTVTVMEKIGHFIDDEVAKLYQKLKKEKDISKKEASPLIEKRINIKKILKRSAKNWDGGYTMAGLLGHGDAFVLRDPAGIRPAFYYKDDEIVVVASERPVIQTVFNVAINDVKELEPGRALIMKRDGKVTVEQIRKPLPQKSCSFERIYFSRGSDADIYIERKNLGKLVFPQILKKINNNLKNTVFSYIPNTAETSFYGMREAAEDFLNQQKTDAILHGQRNLSAEKVKEILAERPRIEKLAIKDAKLRTFIADDNSRDDLVAHVYDVTYGIVKSDDNLVIIDDSIVRGTTLKKSIIKILDRLNPKKIIIVSSAPQIRYPDCYGIDMARMGDFIAFRAALALLKENNNYNLVEEVYNKCKAQQQLEDTEIVNAVKEIYSQFSDEQISNKIAEMLKTDAIKADVEIIYQSVENLHVACPNHLGDWYFTGDYPTPGGNRVVNDSFINFYEGNNKRAY, from the coding sequence ATGAGTGACGCTATTAAGCATGAATGTGGAATTGCAATGGTTAGATTGTTAAAACCACTACAGTACTATAAAGATAAATATGGTTCTGCTTTTTATGGTTTAAACAAAATGTATTTGTTAATGGAAAAACAGCACAATCGCGGTCAAGATGGCGCTGGTATAGCAAGTATAAAATTTAATGTAGCCCCTGGAACACGCTATATTAGTCGAGTACGCTCAAATGCCGATGCCCCAATACAAGATGTTTTTGCCCAAATTAACAATCGTTTAAACAATTTAAATGAACAATTTCCCGATAAAATCGACGATGTAGAATGGCAAATTAACAATGCACCTCATATTGGTAATTTATTTTTAGGACACGTACGTTATGGAACCTTTGGAAAAAATAGCATAGAAGCTGTACACCCCTTTTTACGCCAAAGCAATTGGATGCATAAAAGTTTAATTGTAGCTGGTAACTTTAATATGACCAACTCTAAACGCTTATTCGACGATTTAGTTGAAATTGGTCAACACCCTAAAGAAATGACCGATACCGTTACAGTTATGGAAAAAATTGGTCATTTTATAGATGATGAAGTTGCTAAATTGTATCAAAAATTAAAAAAAGAAAAAGATATTTCTAAAAAAGAAGCCTCTCCTTTAATTGAAAAACGAATTAATATTAAAAAAATATTAAAACGTTCTGCAAAAAATTGGGATGGTGGTTATACAATGGCTGGTTTACTTGGACATGGAGATGCTTTTGTATTACGTGACCCTGCAGGAATTAGACCCGCATTTTATTATAAAGATGATGAAATTGTAGTAGTAGCTTCTGAACGACCAGTAATTCAAACCGTTTTTAATGTTGCTATTAATGATGTAAAAGAATTAGAACCTGGACGCGCATTAATAATGAAACGCGATGGTAAAGTAACCGTTGAACAAATTAGAAAGCCGTTACCTCAAAAATCATGTTCTTTTGAACGTATTTATTTCTCAAGAGGAAGTGATGCCGACATATATATTGAACGTAAAAATTTAGGAAAATTAGTATTTCCACAAATTTTAAAGAAAATTAATAACAATTTAAAAAATACAGTTTTCTCATACATCCCAAATACAGCAGAAACTTCGTTCTATGGAATGCGAGAAGCAGCTGAAGATTTTTTAAATCAACAAAAAACCGATGCTATTTTACACGGTCAACGTAATTTATCTGCCGAAAAAGTAAAAGAAATTTTAGCTGAAAGACCTCGTATAGAAAAACTAGCAATTAAAGATGCTAAGCTTAGAACTTTTATTGCAGATGATAATAGTAGAGACGATTTGGTAGCACACGTTTATGATGTTACTTACGGTATTGTAAAATCAGACGATAACCTAGTTATTATAGACGATAGTATTGTACGTGGAACCACGCTTAAGAAAAGTATTATTAAAATTTTAGACCGTCTAAATCCAAAAAAAATAATTATAGTTTCTTCTGCACCACAAATTCGTTACCCAGATTGTTATGGTATTGATATGGCAAGAATGGGTGATTTTATTGCCTTTAGAGCTGCTTTAGCCTTATTAAAAGAAAACAATAATTACAATTTGGTTGAAGAAGTTTATAACAAATGTAAAGCACAACAACAGTTAGAAGACACAGAAATTGTAAACGCTGTTAAAGAAATTTATAGTCAGTTTTCAGATGAACAAATTTCAAACAAAATTGCCGAAATGTTAAAAACAGATGCTATAAAAGCCGATGTTGAAATCATTTATCAATCTGTAGAAAACTTACATGTAGCGTGTCCAAATCATTTAGGTGATTGGTATTTTACTGGAGATTATCCTACACCTGGAGGAAATAGAGTTGTAAACGATTCTTTTATTAATTTTTATGAAGGAAATAACAAAAGAGCTTATTAA